In a single window of the Pseudomonas entomophila genome:
- the astB gene encoding N-succinylarginine dihydrolase, with the protein MKSFEVNFDGLVGPTHNYGGLSYGNVASQSNSQQGSNPREAARQGLAKMKALMEMGFKQGVLAPQERPDVAALRRLGFTGSDAEVIQRAAKEAMPLLVASCSASSMWVANAATVSPSADTADGRVHFTAANLNCKYHRSIEHPTTSRVLGAMFSDDKVFAHHEALPAVAQFGDEGAANHTRFCRAYGEAGVEFFVYGRSAFDSRYPAPQKYPARQTLEASQAVARLHGLSDGGVVYAQQNPAVIDQGVFHNDVISVGNGEVLFYHEDAFLETDAVLGQLQAKLASKGGNFQGICVPRAAVTVEDAVRSYLFNSQLLSREDGSMLLVVPEECRNNERVWAYLGQLTSQGGPVKEVKVFDLKQSMQNGGGPACLRLRVALKESELAAVNPGVIMTASLYDTLVQWVDKHYRDRLGEADLADPQLLVECRTALDELTQILKLGSVYPFQRQP; encoded by the coding sequence ATGAAATCCTTTGAAGTGAATTTTGATGGCCTGGTGGGGCCGACCCACAACTACGGCGGCCTGTCGTACGGCAACGTGGCATCGCAGAGCAACAGCCAGCAGGGGTCGAACCCGCGCGAGGCCGCGCGCCAGGGCCTGGCTAAGATGAAGGCGCTGATGGAGATGGGCTTCAAGCAGGGCGTGCTGGCCCCGCAGGAGCGTCCGGATGTCGCTGCGTTGCGCCGCCTGGGCTTCACCGGCAGCGATGCCGAAGTGATCCAGCGTGCCGCGAAAGAGGCCATGCCGCTGCTGGTCGCCAGTTGCTCGGCGTCGAGCATGTGGGTGGCCAACGCCGCTACCGTCAGCCCCAGTGCCGACACGGCCGACGGTCGCGTGCATTTCACTGCCGCCAACCTCAACTGCAAGTACCACCGCAGCATCGAACACCCGACCACCAGCCGCGTGCTCGGTGCCATGTTCAGTGACGACAAAGTCTTTGCCCACCATGAAGCGCTGCCGGCCGTGGCGCAGTTCGGTGACGAAGGCGCGGCTAACCACACCCGTTTCTGCCGCGCTTATGGCGAGGCTGGCGTCGAGTTCTTCGTCTATGGCCGCAGTGCCTTCGACAGCCGTTACCCCGCCCCACAGAAGTATCCGGCGCGCCAGACCCTGGAAGCCTCGCAGGCTGTCGCTCGCCTGCACGGGCTAAGCGATGGTGGTGTGGTCTACGCTCAACAGAACCCGGCGGTGATCGATCAGGGCGTGTTCCATAACGACGTGATCTCGGTGGGTAACGGCGAGGTGCTGTTCTACCACGAGGACGCCTTCCTCGAGACCGACGCGGTGCTCGGCCAACTGCAGGCTAAACTGGCCAGCAAAGGCGGCAATTTCCAGGGTATCTGCGTGCCACGCGCAGCGGTGACGGTGGAGGACGCAGTTCGATCCTACCTGTTCAACAGCCAGCTGCTCAGTCGCGAAGACGGTTCGATGCTGCTGGTGGTGCCGGAAGAGTGCCGCAACAACGAGCGTGTCTGGGCCTACCTGGGCCAGCTGACCAGCCAGGGCGGCCCGGTAAAGGAGGTCAAGGTGTTCGACCTCAAGCAGAGTATGCAGAATGGCGGTGGGCCGGCTTGCCTGCGCTTGCGCGTGGCCTTGAAGGAGTCTGAACTGGCGGCGGTCAATCCAGGCGTTATCATGACCGCTTCGCTGTACGACACCCTGGTGCAGTGGGTCGACAAGCATTACCGTGATCGCCTTGGCGAGGCGGACTTGGCCGACCCGCAGCTGCTGGTGGAATGCCGCACAGCCCTGGATGAGCTGACCCAGATCCTCAAGCTGGGCTCGGTGTATCCGTTCCAACGCCAACCTTAA
- the astD gene encoding succinylglutamate-semialdehyde dehydrogenase gives MTTHYIAGQWLAGQGEALQSLNPVTQAVIWEGQGADAAQVEAAVQAARQAFPAWASLSLEARVSVLEAFADKLKARTEELARCIGEETGKPLWESATEVTSMVNKVAISVQSYRERTGEKSGPLADATAVLRHKPHGVVAVFGPYNFPGHLPNGHIVPALLAGNCVVFKPSELTPKVAELTVKCWIEAGLPAGVLNLVQGARETGVALAANPGIDGLFFTGSSRTGNLLHQQFAGRPDKILALEMGGNNPLVVDEVKDLDAAVYTIIQSAFISAGQRCTCARRLLVPQGAWGDSLIQRLVEVSRSIKVGAFDQQPAPFMGSVISLQAARALLAAQAELLGRGAVALLEMTQPQADAALLTPGIIDVTVVAGRPDEEFFGPLLQVIRYADFDAAIEEANNTQYGLAAGLLSDSNARYQHFWLRSRAGIVNWNKQLTGAASSAPFGGVGASGNHRASAYYAADYCAYPVASLETASLALPATLTPGVTL, from the coding sequence ATGACCACGCATTACATCGCAGGCCAGTGGCTGGCCGGCCAGGGCGAAGCCCTGCAATCGCTCAACCCCGTTACCCAGGCCGTGATCTGGGAGGGGCAGGGCGCAGATGCCGCCCAGGTCGAGGCTGCCGTTCAGGCTGCCCGCCAGGCGTTCCCAGCCTGGGCATCGTTGAGCCTTGAGGCGCGTGTCAGCGTGCTGGAGGCCTTTGCCGACAAGCTCAAGGCGCGTACCGAAGAGCTGGCGCGCTGCATCGGTGAAGAAACTGGCAAGCCACTGTGGGAGTCGGCCACCGAAGTGACCAGCATGGTCAACAAGGTCGCCATCTCGGTGCAGAGCTACCGTGAGCGTACCGGCGAGAAGAGCGGCCCGCTGGCCGATGCCACCGCCGTGCTGCGACACAAGCCCCATGGTGTGGTCGCAGTGTTCGGCCCGTACAACTTCCCCGGCCACCTACCTAACGGGCACATTGTTCCGGCGCTGCTGGCCGGCAACTGCGTGGTCTTCAAGCCCAGTGAGCTGACGCCGAAGGTCGCCGAACTGACCGTCAAGTGCTGGATCGAGGCAGGCCTTCCGGCGGGAGTGCTCAACCTGGTTCAGGGGGCACGTGAAACCGGCGTGGCGCTGGCCGCCAACCCAGGCATCGACGGTTTGTTCTTCACCGGCTCCAGCCGCACCGGCAACCTGCTGCACCAGCAGTTCGCCGGTCGCCCGGACAAGATCCTCGCCCTGGAAATGGGCGGCAACAACCCGCTGGTGGTCGACGAGGTCAAAGACCTGGACGCCGCGGTCTACACCATCATCCAGTCGGCCTTCATCTCCGCCGGCCAGCGCTGCACTTGTGCCCGCCGCCTGCTGGTACCGCAGGGCGCGTGGGGGGATTCGCTCATCCAGCGCCTGGTCGAGGTCAGCCGCAGCATCAAGGTCGGTGCATTCGACCAGCAGCCCGCGCCGTTCATGGGCTCGGTGATCTCGCTGCAGGCCGCGCGCGCGCTGCTGGCGGCCCAGGCCGAACTGCTCGGCAGGGGTGCCGTGGCGTTGCTGGAAATGACCCAGCCACAGGCTGATGCCGCCTTGCTCACCCCGGGAATCATCGATGTCACTGTTGTGGCCGGGCGCCCGGATGAAGAGTTCTTCGGCCCGCTGTTGCAAGTGATCCGCTACGCCGACTTCGACGCGGCGATCGAGGAAGCCAACAACACCCAGTACGGTCTGGCCGCCGGCCTGCTGTCAGACTCCAACGCCCGCTATCAGCACTTCTGGTTGCGCAGCCGCGCCGGCATCGTCAACTGGAACAAGCAACTGACCGGTGCCGCCAGCAGCGCGCCGTTCGGTGGCGTCGGCGCCAGCGGCAACCACCGCGCCAGCGCCTACTACGCGGCGGACTACTGCGCCTACCCCGTGGCTTCGCTGGAGACTGCGAGTCTTGCACTGCCGGCGACCCTGACGCCGGGCGTCACCCTATAA
- the aruF gene encoding arginine/ornithine succinyltransferase subunit alpha, which translates to MLVMRPAQMADLNEVQRMAADSPIGVTSLPDDAGRLGDKIAASETSFAAEVSFNGEESYFFVLEDSATGKLVGCSAIVASAGYSEPFYSFRNETFVHASRELKIHNKIHVLSLCHDLTGNSLLTSFYVVPELVSSAFAELNSRGRLLFMAAHPERFAESVVTEIVGYSDEQGESPFWDAIGRNFFDLNYADAERLCGLKSRTFLAELMPHYPIYVPLLPDAAQEAMGQVHPRAQITFDILMREGFETEHYIDIFDGGPTLHARTSGIRSIAQSRVVPVKLDDAPIKGGRPYLVCNGQLQDYRAVLLELDWVPGKPVSLHSEAAEALGVGEGASVRLVAV; encoded by the coding sequence ATGCTGGTGATGCGCCCCGCGCAAATGGCTGATCTGAACGAAGTGCAGCGCATGGCTGCCGACAGCCCCATTGGTGTCACCTCGCTGCCGGACGATGCCGGCCGCCTGGGCGACAAGATCGCCGCGTCGGAAACCTCCTTCGCCGCGGAGGTCAGTTTCAATGGCGAGGAGAGCTACTTCTTCGTGCTTGAGGACAGTGCCACTGGCAAGTTGGTCGGTTGCTCGGCCATTGTCGCTTCGGCCGGCTACTCGGAGCCGTTCTACAGCTTCCGCAACGAAACCTTCGTGCATGCCTCGCGCGAGCTGAAGATCCACAACAAGATCCACGTCCTGTCGTTGTGCCACGACCTGACCGGCAACAGCCTGCTGACCAGTTTCTACGTGGTGCCGGAGCTGGTGAGCAGCGCCTTCGCCGAGCTCAACTCGCGCGGGCGCCTGCTGTTCATGGCCGCCCACCCCGAGCGTTTCGCCGAGTCGGTGGTGACCGAAATCGTCGGCTACAGCGACGAGCAGGGCGAATCGCCGTTCTGGGATGCCATCGGCCGCAACTTCTTCGACCTCAACTATGCCGACGCCGAGCGCCTGTGCGGCCTGAAGAGCCGCACTTTCCTGGCCGAGCTGATGCCGCACTACCCGATCTACGTGCCGCTGCTGCCCGATGCGGCGCAGGAAGCCATGGGCCAGGTCCACCCGCGTGCGCAGATCACCTTCGACATCCTCATGCGCGAAGGCTTCGAGACCGAGCACTACATCGACATCTTCGACGGCGGGCCAACCCTGCATGCGCGCACCTCGGGCATCCGCTCCATCGCCCAGAGCCGCGTGGTGCCGGTCAAGCTCGACGACGCCCCGATCAAGGGTGGGCGTCCTTACCTGGTGTGCAATGGCCAGTTGCAGGATTACCGTGCGGTGTTGCTGGAGCTGGACTGGGTGCCGGGCAAGCCGGTCAGCCTGCACAGCGAAGCCGCCGAGGCCCTGGGTGTCGGCGAGGGCGCCAGCGTGCGCCTGGTCGCGGTCTGA
- the astA gene encoding arginine N-succinyltransferase — translation MIVRPVRSSDLPALIELARSTGTTGLTTLPANEERLGQRVGWAEKSFRGEAERGDTDYLFVLENDEGLVVGISAIAGAVGLREPWYNYRVGLTVSASQELNIYREIPTLFLANDLTGNSELCSLFLRGDHRTGLNGRLLSKARMLFIAEFPELFGNKIIAEMRGMSDEQGRSPFWESLGRHFFKMEFSQADYLTGVGNKSFIAELMPRFPLYTCFLSQAARDVIGRVHTDTEPALAMLKREGFNYQGYVDIFDAGPAIECETSKIRAVRDSETLVLAVGTPGDDATPYIIHNRKREDCRITAAPARLAAGTLVVDPQTAKRLRLGAGDNVRAVPLSAGREAQ, via the coding sequence ATGATCGTTCGTCCTGTACGCAGCAGCGATTTACCCGCGCTGATCGAGTTGGCCCGCAGCACCGGCACCACCGGGCTGACCACGCTTCCCGCCAACGAAGAACGCCTCGGCCAGCGTGTCGGCTGGGCCGAGAAAAGCTTCCGTGGCGAAGCCGAGCGTGGTGATACCGACTACCTGTTCGTGCTGGAGAACGACGAGGGCCTGGTGGTCGGTATCAGTGCCATCGCCGGGGCCGTCGGCCTGCGTGAGCCGTGGTACAACTACCGGGTCGGTCTGACCGTCAGCGCCTCGCAGGAGCTGAACATCTACCGCGAGATCCCCACGCTGTTCCTGGCCAACGACCTGACTGGCAATTCCGAACTGTGCTCGCTGTTCCTGCGCGGTGATCACCGCACGGGCCTCAACGGCCGTTTGCTGTCGAAAGCGCGCATGCTGTTCATCGCCGAGTTCCCCGAACTGTTCGGCAACAAGATCATCGCCGAGATGCGCGGCATGTCCGACGAACAGGGCCGCTCGCCGTTCTGGGAAAGCCTGGGGCGGCACTTCTTCAAGATGGAGTTCAGCCAGGCCGACTACCTCACTGGCGTGGGCAACAAGTCGTTCATAGCCGAGCTGATGCCCAGGTTCCCCCTGTACACCTGCTTCCTGTCGCAAGCTGCGCGTGATGTGATCGGCCGCGTACACACCGACACCGAGCCTGCGTTGGCCATGCTCAAGCGCGAAGGCTTCAATTACCAGGGCTACGTCGACATCTTCGACGCAGGCCCGGCCATCGAGTGCGAGACCTCGAAGATCCGCGCCGTGCGCGACAGCGAGACCCTGGTGCTGGCCGTGGGCACGCCGGGCGACGATGCCACCCCCTACATCATCCATAACCGCAAGCGCGAAGACTGCCGTATTACCGCAGCGCCCGCACGTCTGGCGGCCGGTACCCTGGTGGTCGACCCGCAAACCGCCAAGCGCCTGCGCCTGGGTGCCGGCGACAATGTGCGTGCGGTACCGCTGTCCGCAGGCCGGGAGGCTCAATAA